A single window of Vibrio stylophorae DNA harbors:
- the carA gene encoding glutamine-hydrolyzing carbamoyl-phosphate synthase small subunit, translating into MNKSALLVLEDGTVFRGTSIGAFGTAVGEVVFNTSMTGYQEILTDPSYSRQIVTLTYPHIGNTGTNTEDEESSAVHAQGLVIRDLPLLASNFRSEQSLSDYLKSHNIVGIADIDTRKLTRVLREKGAQNGCIIAGNQLDEGKALELAKAFPGLKGMDLAKEVTTESAYSWTQGSWTLEGGLPAEKSAADMPYHVVAYDFGAKRNILRMLVDRGCRLTVVPAQTSAEEVLAMNPDGVFLSNGPGDPAPCTYAIEATKVFLEKGLPVFGICLGHQILALASGAQTVKMKFGHHGANHPVKDLDRDVVMITSQNHGFAADEKTLPANLRATHVSLFDGSLQGIHRTDKPAFSFQGHPEASPGPHDAAPLFDHFIELIEQHKAH; encoded by the coding sequence TTGAACAAGTCAGCGCTATTGGTCCTAGAAGATGGGACGGTGTTCCGCGGCACATCCATTGGTGCTTTTGGAACCGCTGTTGGAGAAGTCGTTTTTAATACCTCGATGACGGGGTACCAAGAAATTCTCACTGATCCTTCCTATTCTCGACAAATCGTCACTCTCACTTATCCCCATATTGGCAACACCGGTACTAATACCGAAGACGAAGAATCCTCCGCTGTTCACGCTCAAGGCCTTGTCATTCGCGACCTCCCTCTTCTGGCCAGCAACTTCCGTAGCGAACAATCTCTTTCTGATTATTTAAAATCCCACAACATCGTTGGCATCGCTGACATCGATACCCGTAAGCTCACACGCGTCCTACGCGAAAAAGGTGCGCAGAACGGTTGTATCATTGCGGGCAATCAGTTGGATGAAGGTAAAGCACTTGAGCTTGCCAAAGCATTCCCGGGTCTAAAAGGCATGGATTTGGCCAAAGAAGTGACCACTGAGAGCGCCTATTCTTGGACCCAAGGTTCATGGACGCTTGAAGGCGGCTTACCTGCAGAGAAAAGCGCTGCAGACATGCCATACCATGTTGTTGCTTATGACTTTGGTGCCAAGCGCAACATTCTACGTATGTTGGTTGACCGTGGTTGCCGCTTGACTGTGGTGCCGGCGCAAACTTCAGCGGAAGAAGTGCTCGCGATGAACCCAGACGGCGTGTTCCTATCCAATGGCCCTGGCGACCCAGCACCATGTACCTACGCCATTGAAGCGACCAAGGTTTTCCTTGAGAAAGGTCTACCTGTATTTGGTATCTGTTTGGGTCACCAAATTTTGGCGCTGGCCTCTGGCGCGCAAACCGTGAAGATGAAATTTGGTCACCACGGTGCCAACCACCCAGTGAAAGATCTCGACCGCGATGTGGTGATGATTACCTCACAAAACCACGGCTTCGCTGCCGATGAGAAAACCCTGCCTGCGAACTTGCGCGCAACGCATGTATCGCTATTTGACGGTTCATTGCAAGGGATTCATCGCACCGACAAGCCAGCATTTAGCTTCCAAGGTCACCCTGAAGCGAGCCCTGGTCCTCACGACGCGGCACCGCTATTTGACCACTTTATTGAATTGATTGAGCAGCACAAAGCGCATTAA
- the carB gene encoding carbamoyl-phosphate synthase large subunit: MPKRNDIQSILILGAGPIVIGQACEFDYSGAQACKALREEGYRVILVNSNPATIMTDPEMADATYIEPIHWEVVKNIIAKERPDAILPTMGGQTALNCALELEKQGVLAEFNVEMIGATADAIDKAEDRSRFDKAMKSIGLECPRADTAKSMEEAYKVLDMVGFPCIIRPSFTMGGTGGGIAYNKEEFEEICRRGLDLSPTNELLIDESLIGWKEYEMEVVRDKNDNCIIVCSIENFDAMGIHTGDSITVAPAQTLTDKEYQLMRNASLAVLREIGVETGGSNVQFGINPKDGRMVIIEMNPRVSRSSALASKATGFPIAKVAAKLAVGFTLDELMNDITGGATPASFEPTIDYVVTKIPRFNFEKFAGANDRLTTQMKSVGEVMAIGRNQQESLQKALRGLEVGATGFDEMVNLDDPDALSKIRHELKDAGAERIWYIADAFRAGMSIDGVFNLTNVDRWFLVQIEDLVKLEQKVKEQGFAGLTEDSLRLLKRKGFADARLAKLLGIGEGEIRKLRDQYDIHPVYKRVDTCAAEFSSDTAYMYSSYDEECESNPSDKDKIMVLGGGPNRIGQGIEFDYCCVHAALALREDGYETIMVNCNPETVSTDYDTSDRLYFEPVTLEDVLAIVRVEKPKGVIVQYGGQTPLKLARALEAAGVPVIGTSPDAIDRAEDRERFQAAVERLGLLQPENATVTTMEQAVDKAKDIGYPLVVRPSYVLGGRAMEIVYDEQDLRRYFNEAVSVSNESPVLLDRFLDDATEVDIDAICDGERVVIGGIMEHIEQAGVHSGDSACSLPAYTLSQEIQDEMRRQVEKLAFELGVRGLMNTQFAVKEGKVYLIEVNPRAARTVPFVSKATGVPLAKIAARVMAGQSLESQGVTKEIIPPYYSVKEVVLPFNKFPGVDPLLGPEMRSTGEVMGVGKTFAEAFAKAELGCGKEYSNGGRALLSVRGSDKGRVVDLARKLLELGYQLDATHGTAVALGEAGINPRLVNKVHEGRPHILDRIKNGEYEYIVNTAEGRQAIEDSKVLRRGALQEKVNYTTTLNAAFASCLGHLAADRHTVTSVQELHAKITK, from the coding sequence ATGCCAAAACGTAATGATATTCAAAGTATTTTGATCCTTGGTGCCGGCCCAATCGTGATTGGTCAAGCCTGTGAGTTTGACTACTCCGGCGCCCAAGCGTGTAAAGCCCTTCGCGAAGAGGGCTATCGCGTTATCCTGGTGAACTCAAACCCAGCGACCATCATGACTGACCCTGAAATGGCCGACGCAACCTATATCGAGCCAATTCACTGGGAAGTGGTGAAAAACATCATCGCTAAAGAGCGTCCTGATGCCATCCTACCAACCATGGGCGGTCAAACGGCGCTGAACTGTGCGCTTGAGCTTGAAAAGCAAGGCGTACTTGCCGAATTTAATGTTGAGATGATCGGCGCAACAGCAGATGCGATTGATAAAGCGGAAGACCGCTCTCGTTTCGACAAAGCGATGAAATCCATCGGCCTTGAGTGTCCACGTGCCGACACCGCCAAGAGCATGGAAGAAGCCTATAAAGTTCTCGATATGGTGGGCTTCCCATGTATCATCCGTCCATCCTTTACCATGGGTGGTACTGGTGGTGGTATCGCTTATAACAAAGAAGAGTTTGAAGAGATCTGCCGCCGCGGTTTGGATCTATCGCCAACCAATGAGCTACTCATCGATGAGTCTTTGATTGGTTGGAAAGAGTACGAGATGGAAGTGGTTCGCGATAAGAACGACAACTGTATCATCGTCTGCTCCATTGAAAACTTCGATGCCATGGGCATTCACACCGGTGACTCCATCACAGTTGCGCCAGCGCAAACCCTAACTGACAAAGAGTACCAATTGATGCGTAACGCATCATTGGCAGTGTTGCGTGAAATCGGCGTTGAAACAGGCGGTTCAAACGTACAGTTCGGGATCAACCCGAAAGATGGCCGCATGGTGATCATCGAGATGAACCCACGCGTATCACGCTCTTCAGCATTGGCTTCAAAAGCAACGGGTTTCCCAATTGCGAAAGTGGCAGCCAAACTTGCTGTTGGCTTTACCCTTGATGAGTTGATGAACGACATCACGGGTGGCGCGACCCCAGCATCCTTTGAACCAACCATCGATTACGTGGTTACCAAGATTCCACGTTTTAACTTTGAAAAATTTGCCGGTGCCAATGACCGTTTGACCACGCAGATGAAGTCTGTGGGTGAGGTAATGGCCATTGGTCGTAACCAGCAAGAATCACTACAAAAAGCGTTGCGCGGCCTTGAAGTTGGCGCCACTGGTTTTGATGAGATGGTGAATCTGGACGATCCAGATGCGCTAAGCAAAATCCGTCACGAGCTCAAAGATGCTGGCGCTGAGCGTATTTGGTATATCGCTGATGCATTCCGCGCGGGCATGTCCATTGATGGTGTGTTTAACCTTACCAACGTGGATCGCTGGTTCTTGGTACAAATCGAAGATTTGGTCAAGCTTGAGCAAAAAGTGAAAGAGCAAGGTTTTGCTGGTTTAACCGAAGATTCATTGCGTCTGCTTAAGCGTAAAGGCTTTGCGGATGCGCGCCTTGCTAAATTGCTGGGTATTGGTGAAGGCGAAATTCGCAAACTACGCGACCAATATGACATTCACCCAGTGTACAAGCGCGTTGATACCTGTGCGGCTGAGTTCTCATCTGATACGGCTTACATGTACTCCTCATATGATGAAGAGTGTGAGTCTAATCCATCCGATAAAGACAAGATCATGGTGCTTGGCGGTGGTCCAAACCGTATCGGTCAAGGTATCGAGTTTGATTATTGCTGCGTGCACGCGGCGCTTGCGCTTCGTGAAGATGGTTATGAGACCATTATGGTCAACTGTAACCCTGAAACCGTTTCAACGGACTATGACACCTCAGACCGCCTCTACTTTGAGCCTGTAACCCTAGAAGATGTGCTGGCGATTGTTCGCGTTGAAAAGCCAAAAGGTGTGATTGTGCAGTACGGCGGTCAAACACCACTGAAATTGGCGCGCGCCCTTGAAGCAGCTGGTGTGCCTGTGATTGGTACGAGCCCTGATGCCATTGACCGCGCGGAAGACCGTGAGCGCTTCCAAGCTGCTGTTGAGCGTCTTGGCCTGCTACAACCAGAAAACGCCACGGTAACCACCATGGAGCAAGCGGTTGATAAAGCAAAAGATATCGGTTATCCGCTGGTGGTTCGCCCATCCTATGTATTGGGTGGCCGCGCCATGGAAATCGTTTATGACGAGCAAGACCTGCGTCGTTACTTTAACGAAGCGGTGAGCGTGTCAAACGAGTCACCGGTATTGCTTGACCGCTTCTTGGATGATGCCACTGAAGTGGATATCGACGCGATTTGCGACGGCGAGCGCGTGGTGATTGGCGGGATTATGGAGCATATCGAGCAAGCGGGTGTTCACTCGGGTGACTCAGCCTGTTCATTGCCTGCTTATACCTTAAGCCAAGAGATTCAAGATGAGATGCGTCGCCAAGTTGAGAAGCTTGCCTTTGAATTGGGCGTGCGCGGCTTGATGAATACTCAGTTTGCAGTGAAAGAAGGTAAGGTCTATCTGATTGAGGTAAACCCTCGCGCAGCGCGTACCGTACCATTCGTCTCTAAAGCGACGGGTGTGCCACTAGCGAAAATTGCAGCGCGTGTGATGGCGGGTCAATCGCTTGAATCACAAGGCGTGACCAAAGAGATCATTCCACCATACTACTCAGTCAAAGAAGTGGTATTGCCATTTAACAAATTCCCTGGTGTTGACCCACTGCTTGGCCCTGAAATGCGCTCTACCGGTGAAGTGATGGGTGTGGGCAAAACCTTTGCAGAAGCCTTTGCAAAAGCAGAGCTAGGTTGTGGCAAAGAGTACAGCAACGGCGGCCGTGCATTGCTTTCTGTGCGCGGTAGCGACAAAGGTCGTGTGGTTGATTTAGCACGTAAGCTTCTTGAGCTTGGCTATCAACTTGATGCGACTCATGGCACAGCGGTTGCGCTAGGCGAAGCGGGCATCAACCCTCGCTTGGTGAACAAGGTACATGAAGGTCGTCCGCATATTCTTGACCGTATTAAGAATGGCGAATATGAGTACATCGTCAATACTGCGGAAGGTCGCCAAGCGATTGAAGACTCAAAAGTACTTCGTCGCGGCGCGCTACAAGAGAAGGTGAACTACACCACCACCTTGAACGCAGCATTTGCATCTTGCTTGGGCCACTTGGCGGCTGACCGCCACACCGTGACCTCAGTACAAGAGCTTCACGCGAAAATCACGAAATAA
- a CDS encoding AraC family transcriptional regulator, protein MCAVSEQQRVQQQRIMQVLQYLEQHLDEAIDVQKLAEFACYSPYHFHRIFRVYTGESVCGYRQRLLLERAAKQLKFDGAPITEIALNCGYDNQSSFNKAFKKRFACTPGEYRQSLNRETLSRPQLNQIVSAEQHRRGVMNAKMDTASRKLAVKIVERVALQLYCSRALGDYQNAASQAWSSMMRYAYGQKLMTPKVEMFGICLDDPTVTEPNRIRYQAGLNLLSHPVPQSAQGEVFISELAGGRYAMAVHRGAYDNLNQTYEYLFSIWLEESGEQLRDTPCFERYLNRDPRRTKPENLKTEIYIPLR, encoded by the coding sequence ATGTGTGCTGTGAGTGAGCAACAAAGAGTTCAGCAACAAAGGATTATGCAGGTTTTACAATATCTAGAACAGCATTTAGATGAGGCGATTGATGTACAGAAGCTTGCAGAGTTCGCTTGTTATTCGCCATATCACTTTCATCGTATTTTTCGAGTTTATACAGGTGAAAGCGTCTGTGGCTATCGTCAGCGTTTGTTGCTAGAGCGCGCAGCAAAACAGCTTAAATTTGATGGCGCACCCATCACCGAAATTGCCCTTAATTGTGGCTATGACAATCAATCCTCTTTTAATAAAGCCTTTAAAAAACGATTTGCTTGTACGCCCGGTGAATATCGTCAATCGCTAAACCGTGAAACCTTAAGTCGTCCGCAGCTCAATCAAATTGTCTCAGCTGAACAACACAGGCGTGGGGTTATGAATGCAAAAATGGATACAGCAAGTAGGAAGCTAGCGGTCAAGATTGTCGAAAGAGTAGCGTTACAACTTTATTGTTCGCGCGCTTTGGGTGATTATCAAAACGCGGCTTCGCAGGCATGGTCTAGCATGATGCGTTATGCCTATGGACAGAAGTTGATGACGCCTAAAGTAGAGATGTTTGGTATATGTCTTGATGATCCAACGGTGACAGAGCCGAATCGTATTCGTTACCAAGCAGGGCTCAATTTGTTATCGCACCCTGTGCCACAATCGGCACAGGGAGAGGTGTTTATCAGTGAGTTAGCAGGTGGTCGCTATGCGATGGCGGTGCATCGCGGTGCGTACGATAACCTGAATCAGACCTATGAGTATCTTTTCTCCATTTGGTTAGAAGAAAGTGGTGAGCAGCTGCGAGATACACCATGTTTTGAGCGCTACCTTAATCGCGATCCACGGCGGACAAAGCCCGAAAATTTGAAAACAGAAATCTATATTCCGCTGCGCTAA